A region of the Pygocentrus nattereri isolate fPygNat1 chromosome 27, fPygNat1.pri, whole genome shotgun sequence genome:
ACACAGGATTTAGGGTTTTCCTCTTTACTGAAGTCTTCCTTTTACTGCGAGATGTGTTATCTGGGAGGAGGTACACTTTCACGTACCTGCAATGGATCAGCAAAGACATAATGAACAGCCCTGACAGCACCTGGTAATATGCTGACGTACTCCAGTGTTGTGTGGTGGAGCAAGTACTTGTTAGCATTTGCTGTGCTAATCAGACACTGATGGTAACATGAGCAAAATCTAGTGACGTTAGTGTACTTCATTACTACTTGGGAAACAGAGGTAAAATGCAAAACCTAGTAGTGGGCAGGATACAGGTATACCCTCATTACATCCCACTGTGTAATCAGTAGCAGTCTGAGGTAGTTTTCAAGGCAGCAGAcataaaagagaaataaaaaaagacataaaagtgTAGCAGTATGCAGTGCCGTCTTACTTGGTCAGCTGCACCCGACCCCGCCGTAGTGTCAGGGCTtgatgtagatagatagatactttattgatcccgaaggaaataaGCCAACAGTTACTGATAGCATGAAAGACTTGCAGTTTTTACCAGTGTCTGACAGTCATAGATTTAAGTACGAGTTTCTTAGACGCATTTATGTGACAAAAGACTTGAGACATTAGGATGTGaaatatttagcatttttgcCAGAGAAGTTACTGCATGCTAGAGTCATAAAGCTATAAAAGAAAGAACCATGCAATTTGCTGCAAATTTTTCAGGTGCACTTTCATTCTGCAAATGTCCTATTATACCACGTTCCAAAGGTATTCTATTGGATTAAGACCCGGTGCCTGTGTTTTGCGTTTTCAACTGTCCAGTTCTGGTGAGCCTGagcccactgcagcctcagctttctgttcttggcagACAAAAGTGGAACCCAGTGTGCTGTCCATAATGAGACGCATTTCTGCTCATGCATGAATGAGTAGGTGAACAGGTATACCTTATAAAGCGAGTATATATGGAAAGATACTAATTACACTTACAGTGATATAATTTCTGTTCAAACCACACACTACTATCATAACCCCTCGGCATAAACATCCAGACTATAACAATACATCAAACAGCTTAAGTAATACTAAGAAATTAAAACttctatatatacactactataataataatggcAGTAATGATGATAGCAaagtaaaatgacaaaatacagTGTATAGCATTTTGAACTTGAGTGCTATTACTATATTGCagtcaacacaacacaacacagttcATTATAGGCAGAGTGCAGTAATTATAATACACTACACATGGAAGTCTATACTTACGGGTCGGAGCGGTTGTTGCGTGCTGGAGCCAAATCCTGACAGCGACACACACGAACATGAAGTTCCTCCCTTTTTGGGTCATAATTAAGAGAGAACTGAATCCTCCCAGTCACGGTAACACCTCCAAAATCCCCCACACTGTACAGACTCATCAGGCTTCCACTCATCTGCCACAAACACAGTCAACTAACGTTAGCACTAACGCACAGATTCAAAGGTCCTGCACATACTGTGTGACATGGACAGAGATGTCTGAGCAAGTAATAAAAGGCCAAATCAGCGTCAGTGTTGTTGCTCATGGGCATAGATAAATATACGTGTGTATGCGCAACGTACCATATGATTTGAGTGCAAGCTGTTAACTGAGCCGAATCTAGTGTCGTCCAGttcagtgctgccagagtcgaTATCATCTTCTGAGTCcacctacagacacacacacccaaattATTTGAGTTTTACAATATGCTGTACATTACACAATACAGCATATAAATCAACAGtggatttgaaaacatcagcagtacatttcatgataaaatggtCACAATTGCATGAAAAATATACAATCTCTTTAACGTATTTTAAAATTACAAATACACATTTGCTTCAACAATAATGACACAAAATTTTGTTTTAACAGCAAGAATATGTGCGTTGAACATACTTGCAGAGTTGGCAATGTGTTCTGCAGTACTCCATCATCTACAACCTCTGAACCTTCAACACTTCCTGAGACAGCAGGGCGGAGAAGAAAGATGAAGGAGAGAggttaaaaacagaatataagGAGTATAACACTAACTATTCCCTGAACAATCTATTCTTTGTTTTAGGTTCAATCACTATTGTGTGTAACTTCCAAAACAGATACAGAGCATACCTTCAAATCCCGAACTACCTTCTGTGTTCTCTGCATTCTTCTGACGAAAACaagaatgaaatgtaaaaacagaaacacatcaTGCACCTTTCTTGATCATACATATACAACACCAGTCAAACTGACCTTGGAGATGCATTTCGTCCTGGGCCGTGGTTCAGGGGCCACACTGAGGTTGGAACTGAAAAGGAATTGGTTAAAGTTAGCTGAGATACTGAGATGTTTTTGATTGaaagaaactgaaaataaaCTACTCTTGCTAGGACCAAGTGAGCTTTGAAATGTCTGTGCATCAGATTCATAAATGCTATTAAGCACTATTCAAGCTGCGTTAGTTTAAAAGAGGAGGTCTTGAAAGTAATTTTATTTGGGATTTGACAAGTCAAAATCATACATGTATCTTTATAATTACCACAAAATATTTCTTTGTAATAATCGCTACTACCATATATAACCCAGAAGTACATGTTATAGCTCTGTGCGGCACTCTCAATAACAACACAGCCATGTCTAttagtacattttatttaacactGCAAGGTGAGGTTGGTAGGAAcacaactactattactattaagAAACCCCAGGTTCAAAGAATAAAAGAAGGTCAATAAAACTGCAGtttgtagattcatactggaataaaGTCACAGATCTTGTCAGTAAATTTTATTACCTCTCAGATAAAACTAATCCAAGTCAAACAGGGCTTTTAGACTATTTCAACTGACTTCATTAATattaaaaccacacacacagacacacacagacacacacagatcttctaagccgcttctccttctgggtcacggggggtgctggagcctatcccagctatCATTGGGTGAAATATTAAAACCAATGAATATTTACTTTGAAAAGGATGCTGCTGAACTCCAATGATCTGATATAATAACCCAAAACAGACTAACAGCTAAAGCCTGCACAAAcctgtctcttttttcttcgTCTGTTTCCCTTTCTGCTTTATCTTctgtttttcctgtgtttttcaAATCAGCTGTGTTCTCTTCTGtgctttctttctgcttctcagtcGAACTCTGTTCTTTCTGATCCTCAAACAGTGACATCACGAGCATATCTACAGAATGGAGAATACACTGTGAATATGCCAAGAAGGAATCAATGAGTATAAACAGTAATCAGCTGTAAAATTGGAGTAGAATACGGCCTAGAATATGAGCCCTTTTTGACATATGATGTAAATGATCAGTAAGAGATAATATGACCTTTGCCCCGCTTTTTGCGTCGTATGGAGGCATGGACGATATCGGCCCCTCTGCTTTGATAGCGCTTGGCACGCTCTTCATTAAACCACGATCCACTGAAGGACTGCAGACGCACAGGGTCTGACTCCACTTGCTGGAGCTTGCTAAACACGTACATAACACAGACACATTATaaagacacatacacataaaacaAACTTACTTCCTCTCTAACCCCCCTGATTTACAACTCTGTGTAACATTAGGCAAAGAAACCGTTTAAACATGCTCTCCGGTACTTCCCATAAGTCTGACAAAAACCTCGGTGGATCACTGTGGGCCCAGGGGGTGGTGTTCTAAAATCTAaggatatttaaactcctctcagtattctttttcactttttaaagaaGCCAGTGGTTCTCAATCCTGGTCTTGGAGAACCACTGGCCTGCatgttttaagtgtttatatgctgaatttaacatattggaaaaagtaaagcataaaatataaaatttgcaTCCAAAATGTTTGCATGGGCTGCATTCCATGttgttttttccaatatgttgcAAATAAACCgtaattgtgcatgaaaatgtatagaaagatgtgttctcttattttcatttacaaaatctACAAAATATCATCTGGCCAGAGTCACCTAGTATAGCCAACAAACGGGAAACACTGCTCtatcacatgcacacacacacatacacacacacaaacactcacatacacacacctgatCCGGCCCTCCTCTCGCTGACGTAACTCAGCATCCCTCAGCAACACGTTTAAAATCATGGTTTGTTCCACCTCAGTCAGGTGACTCAAATCCAGCTGAGCAGCTTCTTCCTCCATAATGGACTCACCTCACACAACAAACACTGCTTTAGAAATATCAGAAAAAGCAGCAATAATTAGTAGACACAATTTTTAAATCACTAACCTTTCACTGTTCGATGTGATTTTGCTGAACTAAAAATGCAGAGATTTTTCAAAGAACACACCTGAATGTGTGAATTACAAAGCCTACCTGTACACCCAGATTTACACATGCAAACACTCCACTGCTCACCCTTTCATTCAGATCTTTACTACGAAAACAAGCTAATATATGTTGTACTAGTTTAcacagtgattataaatgtcattaaaaacacTGGTAACTGAAGAGGAAGAACCTGAGGATGTCATAGTTACAAAACTAATATACAGGTTCAGTTTGACACAGATCCAGAAAAGTCAAAATAATGGTTAGAAAAGTAGATTGGAGCAAAATCCTTCATTTGCAATAAAAGGAAGGTATTTTTCGCTCTCTTCCATTTTACTCTTTCACATACATTTACTAATATTTAGTTTAATTCGTTCTACTTCGCTAGAGACGGCAAGGTCAATTCAAGTGAAGTCACAGCAGGCCTCTGGACTGACCATTTCAGATTTGCTTTTGAACCACTGATGCTAAATGCATGAAATATGTTCAGAGATTATTTTCCCACCAATCGCAGACATTTTTTACTATTGGTAAGAGCATATTTCAATTAACCAATGAACCACATATAATGCAGGGATTTTGACCAAACATATATTTACTGAAGTATCAAATACACCttgttttacaaaaaacagaaatatataatgcagacacactacacactatacaatCATAAAACTGCATTAGGtagcaaatatatattttatgtcaaaataatctATTATGGTATATTCTATAAATTTCCGTAATGACCTGTTATACCTGGCTCACCAACCTTATCCTCAAAGGGCTGTTGTAGCAGCAGGTTGTTCAGCTCAGGTAGATGCACACCTGATTCCATCTGTTAAAATCAGTTGGTTTAGTCTTTAATTGatttgtaatatttatgtatAATATTATATGCATGTCCTAAACAAACTGTATTTGAGGGACCATGAGAATGCATCAATGTTACTTATTCTTGTTCGTCCTCTGATGCAGCAGTTCCTCCTCTGATGTTGAAAGGCGTCATATCAGATATCTAATCCTGTTTTGTAATTGTACAGTACATAATGTGTCTGAAAACAAGGAAgttcaataaaaatgttttggctCTTAATACCAACTATATACTTTCACATGTGTTGAAACATGCTTTATGAATTAAAGTgtgactgttttttgttttttaattattattattttaatggcTCACAAATCAGAAACCTTTATTGTACACTAAGCTTCAATGCaccatattttattttggtacaTTTTCAGGAATCCATGCAATGGCAATTATGCATGCCTGTATCTTCTGCTCGGTACTGAATTCAAAATACCTGAATCAAAGAATCCAAGAACATTACATGCATCTAGCATGTAAATGATCAACTTATtacattttgtactttttagAACTTATTTTAAGGCAAAAAGAGCACATTTATTAGGTTCAAGCCCACATGTCCAAGCATCTGTAAACCAGAAGTATGTTGTGCCCTGTCTATTAGGCATAATGTCAACATTTATTGAAAGTATTAGGAAAATCTGAGCGGTCAGTTGAAAAGTttttctgaactttttttcCAAATCTGACCATTTAAAGCAAACACACCCAGCAGCTGgactgctttgctgttgctcttaaactgtaaACATTCAGCCCAAAACATGTACTTCATCTGGTAAGAAGCAATTCAAATTGCTTTATTCAAgtcaaataaactgaaaaatttaaatgaagaaaactaCATTTTAGTTGACACAAAGCAACACTTAGCTTTGAAATCTCAGAAATGCTTCAATCCAACCTCTGACCTCTTCCTTTTATAGTGTCCTTGTGAGCTTTGGCATTTTATCTCAGACCAAAACAAtcccaaaaagtaaaaaacatgac
Encoded here:
- the sytl1 gene encoding synaptotagmin-like protein 1 isoform X1, which produces MEEEAAQLDLSHLTEVEQTMILNVLLRDAELRQREEGRISKLQQVESDPVRLQSFSGSWFNEERAKRYQSRGADIVHASIRRKKRGKDMLVMSLFEDQKEQSSTEKQKESTEENTADLKNTGKTEDKAERETDEEKRDSSNLSVAPEPRPRTKCISKKNAENTEGSSGFEGSVEGSEVVDDGVLQNTLPTLQVDSEDDIDSGSTELDDTRFGSVNSLHSNHMMSGSLMSLYSVGDFGGVTVTGRIQFSLNYDPKREELHVRVCRCQDLAPARNNRSDPYVKVYLLPDNTSRSKRKTSVKRKTLNPVYDETLKYKVRKSELQARVLSVSVWHLERVRRNLFLGEVEVGLTQWDWGRSQPTWYPLQPRVQMNPDAIISRGTVLFSLKFVPAGSEGGGYPLTGELHIWLREVIGLLPPKRGVPNTYVKSVVLPDESGVSGQQTRVVRGSVSPVFNHTMVYDGLQPSDLTQACTEITVWNSSNCLGGVRLSIGSGVSYGQTVCWMDSTEEEMSVWNTVIGNPNNWVDAVLPIRTNLQLCSE
- the sytl1 gene encoding synaptotagmin-like protein 1 isoform X2, whose product is MEEEAAQLDLSHLTEVEQTMILNVLLRDAELRQREEGRISKLQQVESDPVRLQSFSGSWFNEERAKRYQSRGADIVHASIRRKKRGKDMLVMSLFEDQKEQSSTEKQKESTEENTADLKNTGKTEDKAERETDEEKRDSSNLSVAPEPRPRTKCISKNAENTEGSSGFEGSVEGSEVVDDGVLQNTLPTLQVDSEDDIDSGSTELDDTRFGSVNSLHSNHMMSGSLMSLYSVGDFGGVTVTGRIQFSLNYDPKREELHVRVCRCQDLAPARNNRSDPYVKVYLLPDNTSRSKRKTSVKRKTLNPVYDETLKYKVRKSELQARVLSVSVWHLERVRRNLFLGEVEVGLTQWDWGRSQPTWYPLQPRVQMNPDAIISRGTVLFSLKFVPAGSEGGGYPLTGELHIWLREVIGLLPPKRGVPNTYVKSVVLPDESGVSGQQTRVVRGSVSPVFNHTMVYDGLQPSDLTQACTEITVWNSSNCLGGVRLSIGSGVSYGQTVCWMDSTEEEMSVWNTVIGNPNNWVDAVLPIRTNLQLCSE